The following coding sequences lie in one Mycobacteriales bacterium genomic window:
- a CDS encoding alpha/beta hydrolase has protein sequence MPRRFLRASALGAALTANALRPAVGANPLAIPSFFGGWLTSELAPQNLAVTAVGSAAYVAGRRGRLTHSDRVALGLNAASAAGLAVMIRQAMRSRGVVEDALRETLGGDYLTRLDAPPTESDLVTPWKTVLRPWDIKEPRVRRITDIDYVGDGQFRHKLDVYVPRAGGRNLPVVIQVHGGAWILSQKNQQGIPLMNHLAARDFVCVAPNYPLSPKAKWPDHLVALKRAVAWTRANIAQYGGDPSFLTVTGGSAGGHLAAMLGLTANDPAFQPGFEAADTSLQACVPFYGVYDIANTLDTRAGKQRLDWFLRRAMFGGRDVERYNSATALLQVSADAPPFFVVHGAHDSLVPVAEARELVRRLREVSKEPVVYAELPGTQHGFDVFHSIRGAHVIRAVERFVRWVHAAHEQR, from the coding sequence ATGCCCCGACGGTTCCTGCGCGCGTCTGCACTCGGCGCAGCGTTGACCGCCAATGCGCTACGCCCCGCGGTCGGAGCCAACCCGCTCGCGATCCCGAGCTTCTTCGGCGGCTGGCTGACCAGCGAGCTCGCGCCGCAGAACCTCGCGGTCACTGCGGTGGGAAGCGCGGCGTACGTCGCCGGCCGCCGCGGTCGACTCACGCACAGCGACCGCGTCGCGCTCGGCCTCAACGCGGCCTCCGCCGCCGGCCTGGCCGTCATGATCCGGCAAGCGATGCGGTCACGCGGCGTCGTGGAGGACGCACTCCGCGAGACGCTCGGCGGCGACTACCTCACGCGCCTCGATGCGCCGCCGACCGAATCGGACCTCGTCACGCCGTGGAAGACGGTGCTGCGGCCATGGGACATCAAAGAGCCCCGGGTGCGCCGCATCACCGACATCGACTACGTCGGCGACGGCCAGTTCCGGCACAAGCTCGACGTCTACGTTCCGCGCGCCGGCGGTCGCAACCTGCCGGTCGTCATCCAGGTGCACGGCGGCGCGTGGATCCTCAGCCAGAAGAACCAACAGGGCATTCCGCTGATGAACCACCTCGCGGCACGCGACTTCGTGTGTGTCGCGCCCAACTACCCGCTCTCGCCGAAGGCGAAATGGCCTGACCACCTCGTTGCGCTGAAGCGCGCCGTCGCCTGGACCCGCGCCAACATCGCGCAATACGGCGGTGACCCGTCGTTCCTCACGGTGACCGGCGGATCGGCCGGCGGCCATCTCGCGGCGATGCTCGGACTGACCGCCAACGATCCGGCGTTCCAGCCCGGCTTCGAAGCCGCCGACACCTCGCTGCAGGCGTGCGTGCCGTTCTACGGGGTGTACGACATCGCCAACACGCTCGACACCAGGGCCGGCAAGCAGCGGCTGGACTGGTTCCTCAGGCGCGCGATGTTCGGCGGCCGAGACGTCGAGCGCTACAACAGCGCCACCGCGCTGCTGCAGGTAAGTGCCGACGCGCCGCCGTTCTTCGTGGTGCACGGCGCGCACGACTCACTGGTGCCGGTCGCCGAGGCACGCGAACTGGTCCGTCGGCTGCGGGAGGTCAGCAAGGAGCCGGTGGTCTACGCCGAGCTGCCCGGCACGCAGCACGGCTTCGACGTCTTCCACTCGATCCGTGGCGCGCACGTGATCCGCGCGGTCGAACGCTTCGTCCGCTGGGTCCACGCCGCCCACGAGCAGCGATGA
- a CDS encoding amidase, producing MSELHDLTITEQVAALASGETSSFELTSHYLDRIDRLDGRLRCFITVVADEALEAARARDKERAAGAAAGLLHGVPVALKDLYPAADMRTTFGSAALADLVTPADGPVVAALRAAGPVFVGKTNTPEFGPVCYTDTALIGDTETPYGEGLSASGSSGGAAAAVAAGLVGVGHGSDGLGSLRTPAANCGLVGFKVTRGRSAGSGIGWLALATEGALTRTVADTALFLDAVGPAVGVDLWHAAATSDGFRRAVGREPGALRIGVLEAPSADIEVAPDCLDAVRRTAGVLENLGHQLVPLDLAALPAADEVRPAAKVILATSMAVLLATVIPAELHDKLMPYTRWLAQLGPYSAVDLSQAQTTLYNAAVRYRSLLADYDVVLSPTTTAPPQPTSELRLDDGEESFQAMGRWSAFTPMANISGTPAVSLPVHATSTGLPIGVQLSGPAAADERLISLAAQLEQAIGWADRHPEVWSA from the coding sequence GTGAGCGAGCTGCACGACCTGACGATCACCGAGCAGGTCGCGGCGCTGGCCTCAGGCGAGACCTCGTCATTCGAGCTCACCTCGCACTATCTCGATCGCATCGATCGGCTCGACGGCCGGCTGCGCTGCTTCATCACGGTCGTGGCCGACGAGGCGCTGGAGGCCGCCCGAGCTCGTGACAAGGAGCGGGCGGCTGGGGCTGCAGCCGGCCTGCTGCACGGCGTCCCGGTGGCGCTGAAGGACCTTTATCCGGCGGCGGACATGCGTACGACGTTCGGCAGCGCGGCACTCGCCGACCTGGTGACACCCGCGGACGGCCCGGTGGTCGCGGCGTTGCGTGCGGCCGGCCCGGTGTTCGTCGGCAAGACGAACACACCGGAGTTCGGCCCGGTCTGCTACACCGACACGGCACTCATCGGTGACACCGAGACGCCGTACGGCGAAGGGTTGTCGGCGAGCGGCTCGAGCGGCGGAGCGGCAGCAGCCGTCGCGGCCGGTCTCGTCGGGGTAGGCCACGGCAGTGACGGGCTCGGGTCGCTGCGGACGCCCGCGGCGAACTGCGGGCTGGTCGGGTTCAAGGTGACGCGCGGGCGCAGCGCAGGCTCCGGCATCGGCTGGCTCGCGCTCGCCACCGAGGGGGCGTTGACCAGGACCGTCGCCGACACCGCCCTGTTCCTCGACGCCGTCGGTCCGGCGGTCGGCGTCGACCTGTGGCACGCCGCCGCGACGTCGGACGGGTTCCGTCGAGCGGTCGGGCGGGAGCCGGGCGCGCTTCGCATCGGTGTGCTGGAAGCGCCCAGCGCTGACATCGAGGTCGCGCCGGACTGCCTCGACGCGGTGCGGCGTACCGCAGGGGTGCTCGAGAATCTCGGACATCAGCTCGTGCCCTTGGATCTCGCGGCACTACCGGCTGCCGACGAGGTGCGCCCGGCGGCGAAGGTGATCCTCGCGACCAGCATGGCGGTCCTGCTCGCCACGGTCATCCCGGCCGAGCTGCACGACAAGCTGATGCCGTACACCCGGTGGCTCGCCCAGCTCGGCCCGTACTCCGCGGTCGACCTCTCGCAGGCCCAGACCACGCTCTACAACGCAGCGGTGCGCTATCGCAGCCTGCTCGCGGACTACGACGTCGTGCTCTCCCCGACGACGACCGCGCCGCCGCAGCCGACGTCGGAACTGCGCCTCGACGACGGCGAGGAGTCCTTCCAGGCGATGGGCCGGTGGAGTGCTTTCACTCCGATGGCCAACATCTCTGGGACGCCGGCGGTGAGCCTGCCGGTGCACGCGACCTCGACCGGCCTGCCCATCGGCGTGCAGCTGTCCGGTCCCGCCGCCGCGGACGAGCGGCTGATCTCATTGGCCGCGCAGCTCGAGCAGGCAATCGGTTGGGCCGATCGCCACCCCGAGGTTTGGAGCGCATAG
- a CDS encoding alpha/beta fold hydrolase: protein MLTSPRLEGNAWLPDGRKMSFAEYGNPGGRPVIWLHGTPGGRRQIPQEARVAAKETNLRLIAIDRPGCGHSTPYQYDTVLEFATDLEVVVDLLGIDEFAMVGLSGGGPYVLASAYALAPRVAAAAVLGGVAPSVGPEAADGGPVKLTAQLQPLLVHLREPLAVTLTSLVGVLRPLGTPAIIAYGWLSPAGDRRVLNRPEMRAMFLDDIFSPGRLHAAVYDLG from the coding sequence ATGCTGACGTCACCTCGCCTGGAGGGCAACGCATGGTTGCCCGACGGGCGCAAGATGTCCTTCGCCGAGTACGGCAACCCGGGCGGCCGTCCGGTGATCTGGCTGCACGGCACGCCCGGCGGACGCCGCCAGATCCCGCAGGAGGCCCGGGTCGCCGCCAAGGAGACGAACCTCCGGCTGATCGCCATCGACCGGCCGGGATGCGGTCACTCCACGCCGTACCAGTACGACACCGTGCTCGAGTTCGCGACCGACCTCGAGGTCGTCGTGGATCTGCTGGGCATCGACGAGTTCGCGATGGTGGGGCTCTCCGGCGGCGGTCCGTATGTTTTGGCCTCGGCGTACGCGCTCGCGCCTCGGGTGGCAGCGGCGGCGGTGCTCGGCGGCGTCGCGCCGTCGGTCGGGCCCGAGGCGGCAGACGGCGGACCGGTGAAGCTGACGGCACAGCTTCAGCCGCTGCTCGTCCATCTGCGGGAGCCGCTCGCCGTCACGCTGACGAGCCTCGTCGGCGTACTCCGCCCGCTGGGTACGCCGGCGATCATCGCCTACGGCTGGCTGTCACCGGCGGGCGATCGGCGGGTGCTGAACCGACCCGAGATGCGCGCGATGTTCCTCGACGACATCTTCAGCCCCGGCCGGCTGCACGCCGCGGTCTACGACCTGGG
- a CDS encoding cysteine synthase family protein, whose product MARGSDGALAALAAIGNTPLLPIPLPAGIPGRLLAKAEYLQPGGSIKDRAALGCVEHGLASGELSAGQAVVEMTSGNMGAGLAVVCGVLGHPFTAYVSAGNSPQRAVMMRALGASVVLVDQVDGRPGQVTGPDIEAAAAQARHDAAATGAWYVDQFHNSGSVHAHERTGEEIWQQTDGAIDAFVACVGSAGSLMGCAHALKAHRAQIAILAVEPATSRPLAGRPISDPRHALQGSGYGIVPAHFDPSLVDGYLAVTDESATATRRWLGERCGLHVGYTAAANVAAATDWLAAQEHDLTVVTVLCDTGLKYLSE is encoded by the coding sequence ATGGCCCGCGGATCCGACGGGGCGCTCGCCGCGCTCGCAGCGATCGGCAACACTCCCCTGCTGCCCATCCCGCTGCCTGCGGGCATCCCCGGCAGGTTGCTGGCCAAGGCGGAGTACCTGCAACCCGGCGGCAGCATCAAGGACCGCGCCGCGCTCGGCTGCGTCGAGCACGGGCTGGCTTCGGGTGAGCTGTCCGCCGGTCAAGCCGTCGTCGAGATGACGAGCGGCAACATGGGCGCCGGGTTGGCGGTCGTGTGCGGCGTGCTCGGTCATCCGTTCACGGCCTACGTGTCGGCAGGGAACTCTCCGCAGCGCGCCGTGATGATGCGCGCACTCGGTGCGAGCGTCGTCCTCGTCGACCAGGTCGACGGCCGGCCCGGCCAGGTGACCGGGCCCGACATCGAAGCGGCCGCGGCACAGGCCCGTCACGACGCCGCCGCAACAGGCGCGTGGTATGTCGACCAGTTCCACAACTCGGGCTCGGTGCACGCCCATGAGCGCACGGGCGAGGAGATCTGGCAGCAGACCGACGGCGCCATCGACGCCTTCGTGGCATGTGTCGGTTCCGCCGGCTCGTTGATGGGCTGTGCTCACGCGTTGAAGGCACATCGGGCGCAAATCGCGATCCTCGCCGTCGAGCCGGCGACCTCCCGGCCGCTCGCCGGCCGACCGATCTCGGACCCACGACATGCGCTGCAGGGCAGCGGCTACGGCATCGTGCCTGCGCACTTCGACCCGTCGCTCGTCGACGGCTACCTGGCCGTGACGGACGAGAGCGCAACGGCGACGCGGCGGTGGCTCGGCGAACGCTGCGGCCTGCACGTCGGCTACACCGCCGCGGCCAACGTCGCCGCGGCAACCGACTGGCTGGCCGCACAAGAGCACGACCTCACTGTCGTGACAGTGTTGTGCGACACCGGCCTCAAATACCTGTCCGAGTGA
- a CDS encoding TetR family transcriptional regulator gives MSTGDDEAIARPPTRKERQQQTRRALLDAARKVVAERGILGATHAEIASAAGVTVGAIYSNFASKAELMVTLLEDTGSEGTVFDPDAPTVRECVADLGRRIVEQSDTQPELTVLSLEFVLAAIRDPETRQRRLPQRQREHREQAKVLEAIAARSGEVLPLPAIDLVEVITDLCWSMLCTRAMLGPEVITERLVLAALDQCVLGGMA, from the coding sequence ATGTCAACCGGGGATGACGAGGCGATCGCGCGCCCGCCGACCCGCAAGGAGCGTCAGCAGCAGACCAGGCGTGCCCTGCTCGACGCTGCCCGCAAAGTGGTGGCGGAGCGAGGGATCCTGGGCGCCACGCACGCCGAGATCGCGAGTGCCGCCGGAGTGACCGTGGGGGCCATTTACTCCAACTTCGCCAGCAAGGCCGAGTTGATGGTGACCCTTCTCGAGGACACGGGCAGCGAGGGGACCGTCTTCGACCCGGACGCGCCGACGGTGCGGGAATGCGTCGCCGATCTCGGCCGTCGCATCGTCGAGCAGTCTGACACCCAGCCGGAACTGACCGTGCTGTCGCTGGAGTTCGTGCTCGCCGCGATCCGCGACCCGGAGACGCGGCAACGCCGGCTGCCTCAGCGCCAGCGCGAGCACCGGGAGCAGGCGAAGGTGTTGGAGGCGATCGCCGCGCGCTCGGGCGAGGTGCTCCCGCTCCCCGCGATCGACCTTGTCGAGGTGATCACGGACCTGTGCTGGTCGATGCTGTGCACGCGCGCCATGCTCGGTCCAGAGGTGATCACCGAGCGGCTCGTCCTCGCCGCGCTCGACCAGTGCGTGCTGGGCGGCATGGCGTGA
- a CDS encoding carboxylesterase family protein, giving the protein MTEPIVETDSGALRGSRAGDVATFAGVPFAQPPVGELRFAPPQPVDAWPGIKEATEFAPDAPHGGARRQSDEPQPTPSGALAGFAALAGGGRPWSEDCLYLNVWAPVGADRAPVIVWLYGGGFEGGSASPPISNGAALAKATGCVVVAPTYRVGALGFAHLADLGGAEWSGSTNLGLQDQVAALRWCRRNVAAFGGNPANVTVAGVSAGAFCIGAMLATPSASGLFKRAILSSGSTQRIFPAATATRIAQGLLEALRVDDLDDLRQVEAQQILDVQLSVIDSDIGLRNLPGGRSWGVVLDGTVLPEHPHDALARGAARDVALLVSANRDEMRLFQATQPDTFPPTDEAALLAEIERAGFAETRAMYDAYRERLSATGVPTGLTEVRAAFLTDQIYREPATRMAQTQVAAGGRAWSALFSDAPLGPAVGACHGADVLYLFDLIAMMGVADPQRLAVRDELHAAWRSFAATGDPGWPTHQPGATRQFGGEAKFVIEPPDDRVAELRRTPTTAT; this is encoded by the coding sequence GTGACCGAGCCCATCGTCGAGACCGACAGCGGCGCGTTGCGTGGCAGCCGCGCCGGCGACGTCGCGACCTTCGCGGGTGTTCCCTTCGCGCAGCCACCCGTCGGCGAACTGCGGTTTGCCCCGCCGCAGCCGGTCGATGCCTGGCCCGGCATCAAGGAGGCGACCGAGTTCGCGCCGGACGCACCGCACGGCGGTGCACGCCGACAATCGGATGAGCCGCAGCCCACGCCGAGCGGGGCCTTGGCCGGGTTCGCGGCATTGGCCGGAGGCGGACGGCCGTGGTCGGAAGACTGCCTCTATCTCAACGTGTGGGCGCCCGTCGGCGCGGACCGCGCGCCGGTCATCGTCTGGCTGTACGGCGGAGGGTTCGAGGGAGGCTCCGCAAGCCCGCCGATCAGCAACGGCGCCGCACTGGCGAAAGCGACCGGCTGCGTCGTCGTCGCACCGACGTACCGCGTCGGCGCACTCGGGTTCGCCCACCTCGCCGACCTCGGCGGCGCGGAGTGGTCGGGGTCGACGAACCTCGGTCTGCAGGACCAGGTCGCGGCACTGCGGTGGTGCCGCCGCAACGTCGCGGCGTTCGGCGGCAACCCGGCCAACGTCACCGTCGCCGGCGTGTCGGCCGGTGCGTTCTGCATCGGCGCCATGCTCGCCACGCCCTCAGCATCCGGGCTGTTCAAGCGGGCGATCCTGAGCAGCGGCAGCACGCAGCGCATCTTCCCGGCGGCGACCGCGACCCGCATCGCGCAAGGCCTGCTCGAGGCGCTTCGTGTCGATGACCTCGACGACCTGCGGCAAGTCGAGGCGCAACAGATCCTCGACGTACAGCTGTCCGTCATCGACTCCGACATCGGCTTGCGCAACCTCCCCGGCGGCCGGTCATGGGGCGTCGTGCTCGACGGGACCGTGCTGCCCGAGCACCCGCACGACGCGCTGGCACGCGGGGCGGCTCGCGACGTCGCCCTGCTGGTCAGCGCGAACCGTGACGAGATGCGGCTGTTCCAGGCGACGCAACCCGACACCTTCCCGCCCACCGACGAGGCGGCGCTGCTCGCAGAGATCGAACGTGCCGGCTTCGCCGAGACACGCGCCATGTACGACGCCTACCGCGAGCGGCTGTCGGCGACGGGCGTACCCACCGGCCTTACCGAGGTGCGCGCGGCGTTCCTCACCGACCAGATCTACCGGGAGCCGGCGACCCGAATGGCGCAGACCCAGGTCGCGGCGGGCGGGCGCGCGTGGAGCGCGCTGTTCTCCGATGCTCCGCTGGGCCCAGCGGTCGGGGCGTGTCACGGCGCCGACGTGCTCTACCTGTTCGACCTGATCGCGATGATGGGCGTCGCCGACCCGCAGCGGCTCGCGGTCCGCGACGAGCTGCACGCCGCCTGGCGAAGCTTCGCCGCAACGGGCGACCCGGGCTGGCCGACCCACCAACCCGGCGCAACGCGACAGTTCGGCGGCGAGGCCAAGTTCGTGATCGAGCCCCCCGACGACCGGGTCGCTGAGTTGCGTCGCACCCCGACGACGGCGACCTGA
- a CDS encoding alpha/beta hydrolase translates to MTIALTVVAAVAVCLVGAALLQRWLEARDRRRFAPPGRLVQVGDELVHVVVEGSGPTVLIDSGLGGSSIEWAAVSADLAADFTVVRYDRPGFAWSPPGGRHTPVAAANRIERLLTELDVPAPWILVGHSMGGLTVRLVASLFPDHVAGLVLVDPSHEAMLDDDAARRSSDRFARAVRAVVATARFGTARVVGRAYAKVVAAQARQPIADGTLLATSTRLTLCTVHGLRAVAAELVGLPAALAEVAATTAQHPLPPVPLTVITAAAPARTAAEEKARDTIGKLHAQQAAAVPLGRQVLATRSGHLVPLDQPELVAAVVRQTAVAATSGAWGVEVTAS, encoded by the coding sequence GTGACGATCGCCCTCACCGTCGTGGCGGCGGTCGCGGTCTGCTTGGTCGGCGCGGCGCTGTTACAGCGGTGGCTCGAAGCGCGAGACCGGCGCCGTTTCGCGCCACCCGGCCGGCTGGTCCAGGTCGGCGACGAGCTCGTCCACGTCGTGGTCGAGGGCAGCGGTCCCACCGTGCTGATCGACTCCGGGCTGGGCGGCTCGAGCATCGAGTGGGCCGCGGTGTCCGCCGACCTCGCCGCTGACTTCACCGTCGTCCGTTACGACCGGCCGGGCTTCGCCTGGTCGCCGCCGGGTGGTCGCCACACCCCGGTCGCGGCCGCGAACCGCATCGAGCGGCTGCTCACCGAGCTCGACGTACCCGCACCCTGGATCCTCGTCGGTCACTCGATGGGCGGCCTCACCGTCCGGCTGGTCGCTTCGCTGTTCCCTGATCACGTCGCCGGCCTGGTGCTGGTGGACCCCTCCCACGAGGCGATGCTCGACGACGACGCGGCCCGCAGGTCCTCCGACCGGTTCGCACGTGCGGTCCGTGCGGTGGTCGCGACAGCGCGGTTCGGCACCGCGCGGGTGGTCGGACGGGCGTACGCGAAGGTCGTCGCCGCGCAAGCTCGTCAGCCGATCGCGGACGGGACTCTGCTGGCCACCTCGACCCGGCTTACGCTGTGCACCGTGCACGGCTTGCGAGCGGTGGCGGCAGAGCTCGTCGGCTTGCCGGCCGCGCTCGCGGAGGTCGCGGCGACCACCGCGCAACATCCGCTGCCGCCGGTCCCGCTCACCGTGATCACTGCCGCCGCGCCGGCGCGGACCGCGGCGGAGGAGAAGGCGCGCGACACCATCGGCAAGCTGCACGCGCAGCAGGCGGCGGCGGTCCCGCTCGGCCGCCAGGTGTTGGCGACGCGCAGCGGGCACCTCGTGCCACTGGATCAGCCGGAGCTGGTCGCCGCGGTCGTGCGCCAGACCGCCGTGGCAGCGACGTCCGGCGCGTGGGGTGTCGAGGTCACGGCATCGTGA
- a CDS encoding acyl-CoA thioesterase, which translates to MAERWTPDRTDRRCYPGPGLDLPVLFGDLDTNMHVNNVMMGRFFEESRVDTHFRAGVPHLLHALGMHNLIARVAIDYVREARYRKPLHVRLRVASIGTTSATYEQAAWQDEECVALAEVVAVCRSADGAAAWPDEARAALERLADPTRRHHAAEAETPGPPPVPK; encoded by the coding sequence ATGGCTGAACGATGGACGCCGGACCGCACCGATCGCAGGTGCTATCCGGGCCCTGGGCTCGACCTGCCCGTGTTGTTCGGCGATCTCGACACGAACATGCACGTGAACAACGTCATGATGGGCCGGTTCTTCGAGGAGAGCCGCGTCGACACCCATTTCCGCGCCGGCGTACCGCACCTCCTGCACGCACTCGGCATGCACAACCTCATTGCCCGCGTCGCGATCGACTACGTGCGAGAGGCGCGTTACCGCAAGCCGCTGCACGTCCGGCTGCGCGTCGCCTCGATCGGGACGACGTCAGCCACCTACGAACAGGCCGCCTGGCAAGACGAAGAATGCGTCGCGCTCGCTGAGGTCGTCGCGGTCTGCCGATCCGCGGACGGCGCCGCCGCCTGGCCCGACGAGGCGCGCGCCGCACTGGAGCGGCTCGCGGACCCGACCCGCAGGCACCACGCGGCCGAGGCGGAGACGCCCGGTCCTCCGCCTGTTCCGAAGTAG
- a CDS encoding ABC transporter substrate-binding protein, whose protein sequence is MSMVPRMGRGHVRAVCAATVVGMVAIAGCGTTIPSREWPGALAQTQSSDPDLGLTVPTLPAGGSSNAGATAPPGTPQPNDTAPATAGAPSGTGPRPSNPAGSPSVAPGTPRGTRSHAPIEVGTYSLDGGNGALSSLGLSGLVIPDNRPVFDAFVRYTNAHGGLGGRKIVPVYFTYHEGANPQTQDAAACSAFTQDHHVAFVIGGENAGAGELLPCLASHGVPLIGSGGGGDASYFARYRNYDYEPDQMNFTTGLEALVANLKSRGYLNGVKKVGVIQYPGQVYTNAVDNGLAPALKSVGLEINARYTTGSTTDDSAIASSASSAELRFAAEGINLVLFMTPGGAAELFFMTTANIQHYDPKYGIWSADSPYVLEKVAPKSELANTIGIGYEPGLDVASAQDPTAQTAAGKSCLAFGRKLGLNESGLANALVRAACDDWFPLIRLAKRDPQTLDSATALAKGFDSLGSSYQSASTFAMRFTADRHDEAHGYRDLAYDHGCSCFDYVGATHLTD, encoded by the coding sequence ATGTCAATGGTCCCGCGGATGGGCCGCGGCCACGTCCGTGCGGTGTGCGCCGCAACCGTGGTCGGGATGGTCGCGATCGCGGGCTGTGGCACCACGATCCCCTCCCGGGAGTGGCCCGGCGCGCTCGCCCAGACCCAGAGCTCGGACCCCGACCTCGGATTGACCGTGCCGACACTGCCTGCGGGCGGTTCATCCAATGCCGGGGCCACGGCACCGCCCGGCACACCGCAGCCGAACGACACGGCGCCCGCCACCGCCGGCGCGCCGTCCGGCACTGGGCCGCGCCCAAGCAACCCCGCGGGCTCGCCGAGCGTTGCGCCCGGCACCCCGCGCGGCACCCGCTCCCACGCGCCGATCGAGGTCGGCACGTACTCACTCGACGGCGGCAACGGCGCGCTGTCCAGCCTGGGACTCAGTGGCCTGGTGATCCCCGACAACCGGCCGGTGTTCGACGCGTTCGTCCGCTACACCAACGCTCATGGCGGCCTGGGCGGCCGCAAGATCGTGCCGGTGTACTTCACCTATCACGAAGGCGCGAACCCGCAGACCCAGGACGCGGCAGCATGCTCGGCGTTCACCCAGGACCACCATGTCGCCTTCGTCATCGGCGGGGAGAATGCGGGCGCCGGCGAGCTGTTGCCGTGTCTGGCCAGCCACGGCGTGCCGCTGATCGGATCCGGTGGTGGCGGGGACGCCAGCTACTTCGCGCGCTATCGCAACTACGACTACGAGCCCGACCAGATGAACTTCACCACCGGTCTGGAAGCGCTGGTCGCGAACCTGAAGTCCCGTGGCTACCTCAACGGCGTCAAGAAGGTCGGCGTCATCCAGTACCCGGGCCAGGTCTACACGAACGCCGTCGACAACGGCCTTGCACCGGCGCTGAAGTCCGTCGGCCTGGAGATCAACGCCCGCTACACGACCGGCTCGACGACCGACGACAGTGCGATTGCGAGCTCTGCGTCCAGTGCGGAGCTGCGGTTCGCCGCCGAGGGCATCAACCTGGTGCTGTTCATGACACCCGGCGGCGCGGCGGAGCTGTTCTTCATGACGACCGCGAACATCCAGCACTACGACCCGAAGTACGGCATCTGGAGCGCGGACTCGCCGTACGTGCTCGAGAAGGTCGCGCCGAAGAGCGAGCTGGCCAACACGATCGGCATCGGCTACGAGCCGGGCCTCGACGTCGCCTCGGCCCAGGACCCGACGGCGCAGACCGCCGCCGGGAAGTCCTGCCTCGCGTTCGGCCGCAAGCTCGGGCTCAACGAGTCCGGGCTCGCCAACGCATTGGTGCGAGCCGCCTGCGACGACTGGTTCCCGCTGATCCGGCTGGCCAAGCGGGACCCGCAGACGCTGGACTCGGCAACCGCTCTCGCCAAGGGCTTCGACAGCCTCGGCTCCTCCTACCAGTCCGCCAGCACGTTTGCGATGCGCTTCACCGCGGACCGCCACGATGAAGCACACGGCTATCGCGACCTGGCCTACGACCACGGCTGCTCGTGCTTCGACTACGTCGGTGCGACCCACCTGACCGACTGA